The Malus domestica chromosome 13, GDT2T_hap1 genome includes a window with the following:
- the LOC103404086 gene encoding uncharacterized protein: MISLRSNNSMSCRTLAKKFGCAKRAWRSFTDKVQSKLHKPTIPKAIKTTARRLCALRSKFHFLIPSKLCALTRSSSGFPSNRYYNHHYIFESRIDYAQGRSSYQYHNKLHHTKNTAAIHIDELFEEPAACVDAKKDPHFGEQAETSKGKKAVDVDDDLKVVTRDKKSMYSVEDAWQAVVAKSPQLRVVDERAEEFIHKFRQDMKLQKEKSLLEFQEMLARSS, from the coding sequence ATGATTTCGTTACGGTCCAATAATTCTATGTCATGCCGGACGCTGGCAAAGAAGTTTGGCTGCGCGAAGAGGGCGTGGAGGAGCTTCACCGATAAAGTACAATCGAAACTCCACAAGCCCACCATCCCCAAGGCAATCAAAACCACCGCCAGACGCCTCTGTGCCTTGCGGAGCAAGTTTCATTTTCTTATCCCATCCAAACTCTGCGCTCTCACCAGAAGTTCCTCTGGCTTCCCTAGTAACCGATACTATAACCATCACTATATCTTTGAATCCCGCATTGATTATGCACAGGGAAGATCTAGCTACCAGTACCACAACAAGCTTCATCATACTAAGAATACGGCAGCCATACACATAGACGAGCTTTTTGAAGAGCCTGCCGCCTGTGTGGACGCCAAGAAGGATCCACATTTTGGTGAGCAAGCAGAAACGAGCAAAGGAAAAAAGGCAGTCGATGTGGAcgatgacttgaaggttgtgACAAGAGATAAGAAGAGTATGTATAGCGTTGAAGATGCGTGGCAGGCGGTGGTTGCTAAGTCGCCTCAGCTGCGGGTGGTGGATGAAAGAGCGGAGGAGTTCATTCACAAGTTTAGGCAAGACATGAAGCTTCAGAAGGAGAAATCCCTTCTTGAGTTCCAGGAGATGTTGGCTCGCAGTTcttaa